A single region of the Diadema setosum chromosome 14, eeDiaSeto1, whole genome shotgun sequence genome encodes:
- the LOC140238023 gene encoding ubiquitin carboxyl-terminal hydrolase 8-like — translation MPGEIKKPLYIGSSMEDLNKKVDHNLTKGQTSRIYAKSAGKVLDQAEKAYKEKDEERAYVLFMKYIALWQATRKARDYKQNKDFVDVLLGTSGCSKAITMAEELSESLKFRYKELKEAEEVSKKIEEEKEKEKAATNGEKDGTKSGGMDTPTINGDAEEKSSEEKRVLGKAGLVTSIELYKELQSDPSSVLLMDIRRSDHFRDSHITVGQVFNIPAEILKPGITAATLGKGLSQEAKALWDRRMDVEFIVLIDWEERLVPESNLAIVKDTMCKWDWQTAYKNDPLVLKGGYGDWLLKYPMYTSNPHAKKPAKKVEESKNLLDFEYPVFDDEKPPPPAPAATPPSQPLPVNGTSAGNATNQPKPLQNGTGHPHQRMFFISGQPTVDRSVKPGAAITPGPQAKSASHSDSGRDVSRPATASGVTPAPPASGRDGSTKPLQGPSSNGGASTVAKPSAAPTVNRNLKPKTDITGADSVDGKQERGDATGGKAPITEPGTKLVENSSVTPSQPPPPLAPESVEEDTKQAAHLEELKMKEEQARNNLNKMRYDKTKAENERLKEEKAEMERNLLKLQAQLAEANAKKELKKQAAAAKPASPTHSTPPASSAIKPEDSQSSPGKRSATTSGSGDASPAPPASKVAEDKSRPGPVLPKTQPNQNSNAAPADGKLASGASSGEVPTAEVTTTLPRGWEKRWDEKSKRYFYLNHNDNTSHWNPPTPGVPKPRDPEPRPASERSHPDPASLPLRQDGSSAPPKSSNTTPGQVRREPLKSESSDPSSKSSGLKRSLSSPNVAQMVMKEGDRSPFTTPVPTVDRSSKPVERPPQQITQFKSAYPNRVRNLNPIFGNQGRALTGLRNLGNTCFMNSVIQCLSNTTPLAKYFIMDGYLPHINRKNPLGRGGEVAEEFAIVVKAIWSGQYRSVATRDLRDTVTKYVPEFRKHIGHHHDSQEFLLFLLDGLHEDLNQVTKREYVKEEDFSKYPDEKAARLSWENHERLNRSIIVSLFQGQFKSTVECLSCHNKSVKFEAFMYLSLPIPSNSKCTLNDCLVRFSQPEKLSGDNATHCSHCKTNRNSKKTILIWRLPKLLLIHLKRFYYEGMWRQKLQTYVDFPIAEFNLDKFVIGPERRGTYQLYGVSNHTGTLDGGHYTACCQNAVNKRWYKYDDHEVYDASQSAVKSSAAYILFYTSFNLTPP, via the exons ATGCCAGGGGAAATCAAGAAACCCCTCTACATTGGATCTTCAATGGAAGACCTGAACAAGAAAGTTGACCACAACTTGACAAAAGGCCAGACATCCAGGAT ATATGCAAAGTCAGCTGGGAAGGTGCTAGATCAGGCAGAGAAAGCATACAAGGAGAAGGATGAGGAGAGGGCCTATGTGCTCTTTATGAAGTACATCGCACTGTGGCAGGCCACCAGGAAAGCCCGCGATTACAAGCAAAATAAG GATTTTGTGGATGTCCTGCTTGGTACAAGTGGCTGTTCAAAGGCTATCACTATGGCAGAGGAGCTTTCTGAATCCCTCAAATTCAG ATACAAAGAGTTAAAAGAGGCAGAAGAAGTCAGCAAGAAAattgaggaggagaaggagaaggagaaagctGCGACAAATGGAGAGAAGGATGGGACAAAGAGTGGAGGGATGGACACACCAACCATAAATGGTGATGCAGAGGAGAAGAGTTCAGAGGAAAAGAGAGTACTAG GTAAGGCTGGACTGGTCACCTCAATAGAGCTGTACAAGGAGCTGCAGAGTGATCCGTCCTCGGTATTGCTGATGGACATCCGCCGATCAGACCACTTCCGAGATTCTCACATCACTGTGGGGCAAGTCTTCAACATTCCTGCAGAGATCCTGAAGCCAGG AATAACTGCTGCAACTCTGGGCAAGGGCCTTAGCCAGGAAGCTAAGGCTTTGTGGGACCGACGAATGGATGTGGAGTTCATTGTGCTGATAGATTGGGAGGAACGCCTGGTACCAGAGTCTAATCTTGCCATAGTCAAGGACACAATGTGTAAG TGGGACTGGCAGACGGCATACAAGAATGATCCACTTGTACTGAAGGGTGGATACGGGGACTGGCTGTTGAAATATCCCATGTACACAAGCAACCCTCACGCCAAGAAGCCTGCCAAGAAAGTGGAGGAGTCCAAGAATTTGT TGGACTTTGAGTACCCAGTATTTGATGATGAGAAGCCACCTCCTCCTGCCCCAGCTGCTACCCCTCCTAGTCAACCCCTCCCTGTCAACGGGACATCAGCCGGCAATGCCACAAATCAGCCAAAGCCACTCCAGAATGGCACTGGGCATCCTCACCAGAGAATGTTCTTCATCTCTGGCCAGCCTACAGTGGACCGCTCCGTCAAGCCGGGGGCCGCAATAACACCAGGGCCCCAGGCTAAAAGCGCCAGCCATTCAGACTCTGGCAGAGATGTGTCGAGACCAGCTACGGCCTCGGGAGTCACCCCTGCTCCCCCAGCGTCAGGCAGGGATGGGAGTACCAAGCCTCTCCAGGGACCATCCAGCAATGGAGGTGCTAGTACTGTGGCAAAGCCCTCAGCCGCACCAACTGTAAACCGAAACCTAAAACCCAAGACAGACATCACTGGAGCCGATAGTGTCGATGGAAAACAAGAAAGAGGTGATGCAACAGGTGGGAAAGCACCCATCACAGAGCCTGGGACAAAGCTGGTGGAAAATTCCTCAGTCACACCATCTCAGCCCCCTCCGCCACTGGCTCCAGAGTCGGTTGAAGAGGACACCAAACAAGCTGCTCATTTAGAAGAACTGAAGATGAAAGAAGAACAG GCGAGGAATAACCTGAATAAGATGCGATATGACAAGACCAAAGCTGAAAATGAGCGGCTGAAGGAGGAGAAGGCGGAGATGGAGAGAAACCTGCTGAAGCTCCAGGCACAGCTGGCAGAGGCCAACGCCAAGAAAGAGCTGAAGAAGCAAGCAGCCGCCGCCAAGCCAGCCTCTCCCACGCATTCCACCCCTCCTGCATCTTCAGCCATCAAACCAGAGGACAGCCAGTCCAGCCCCGGCAAGAGAAGCGCCACCACAAGCGGTTCCGGAGATGCATCCCCTGCGCCTCCGGCCAGCAAAGTGGCAGAGGATAAGTCCAGGCCCGGCCCAGTCTTGCCCAAGACTCAGCCCAACCAGAACTCAAATGCTGCTCCTGCTGATGGAAAGTTAGCCAGTGGGGCTTCCTCTGGAGAGGTCCCTACTGCTGAGGTCACTACGACCTTACCCAGAGGCTGGGAGAAGAGATGGGATGAGAAGTCCAAGAGATACTTCTACCTTAATCACAATGATAACACCAGTCACTGGAATCCTCCAACTCCTGGTGTCCCAAAGCCCCGTGACCCTGAGCCCAGACCAGCCAGTGAGAGATCACATCCTGATCCTGCCTCCTTGCCACTGAGACAAGATG GCAGCAGTGCTCCACCAAAGTCCTCCAACACCACACCTGGCCAGGTGAGGCGCGAGCCTCTCAAGTCGGAATCTTCCGACCCATCCAGCAAGTCCAGTGGGCTCAAGAGGTCCCTCTCCTCCCCCAACGTAGCCCAGATGGTGATGAAGGAAGGAGATCGGAGCCCCTTTACTACGCCAGTTCCAACTGTTGATAGGTCCAGCAAGCCTGTAGAGAG ACCTCCGCAGCAGATTACCCAGTTCAAATCAGCCTATCCAAACAGAGTGCGCAATCTCAACCCTATTTTTGGAAATCAA GGACGTGCTTTGACTGGTCTGCGTAACCTTGGCAACACATGCTTTATGAACTCTGTGATTCAGTGTCTGAGTAACACTACACCGCTGGCAAAATACTTCATCATGGACGGCTACCTGCCTCACATTAACAG GAAGAACCCTCTAGGCCGTGGTGGAGAAGTGGCGGAGGAATTTGCCATTGTGGTAAAGGCAATCTGGTCCGGTCAGTATCGGTCAGTGGCAACTAGAGATCTGAGGGACACAGTGACCAAGTACGTTCCCGAATTCCGCAAGCACATTGGCCACCATCATGACTCCCAGGAATTTCTGCTCTTTCTACTTGACGGACTACATGAAGACCTTAATCAG GTGACAAAGCGGGAGTATGTGAAGGAGGAGGACTTCAGCAAGTATCCGGACGAGAAAGCGGCCAGATTGTCGTGGGAGAACCATGAGAGGCTGAACCGCTCCATCATCGTCTCTCTCTTCCAGGGCCAGTTCAAGTCCACCGTCGAGTGCTTGTCCTGCCACAACAAGTCTGTCAAGTTTGAGGCCTTCATGTACCTCTCCCTCCCCATACCCTCCAATAGCAAGTGTACACTCAAC GACTGCCTAGTGAGATTCTCCCAGCCAGAGAAGCTGTCTGGAGACAATGCCACTCACTGCTCTCACTGCAAGACCAACCGCAACTCCAAGAAGACCATCCTGATATGGAGACTTCCCAAATTACTTCTCATCCATCTCAAGCG GTTCTACTATGAGGGTATGTGGCGTCAAAAGCTCCAGACTTATGTGGACTTCCCCATTGCAGAGTTTAACTTGGATAAGTTTGTGATTGGTCCAGAGAGGCGTGGCACCTATCAGCTCTACGGAGTCTCAAACCACACAGGCACGCTGGATGGGGGCCACT ATACAGCCTGCTGTCAGAATGCTGTCAACAAACGGTGGTACAAATATGATGATCACGAGGTGTATGATGCTTCACAGAGTGCTGTCAAG AGCTCTGCAGCGTACATCCTGTTCTACACGTCCTTCAACCTCACTCCTCCCTAA